Proteins encoded in a region of the Paenibacillus sp. W2I17 genome:
- a CDS encoding ROK family protein codes for MLPTSHNTQQVKRINVELVKNTLRSMGVGTKASIANLTKLSVATCGTILNELLQTGEIIDLGPDESSGGRPASRYQFNADYASVLCLIIRTEGGIHSITHTYANLNGEMADEQTLILDEINVTVVEDLIANLIEQHHNVQAIGIGIPGVAHNGVIGICDVPELMYQPLGPRLKEQYEDVEVVIGNDMNLTVYGLYNQQQFEEEKNFAVVTFPENHFPGAGFIIDGRPLTGNTQFGGEVSFLPFGVSREEQLRMLKTAEGLQELVVQTLVSIIAIINPATIVVTGDTMDPAMRDGLTKGCLDRMIPLEHMPELIIQRDTRREYVTGLVAVTLESLTYRIQVIEKQW; via the coding sequence ATGTTACCCACATCACACAACACCCAACAGGTCAAACGTATTAACGTTGAACTGGTGAAGAATACGCTTCGATCGATGGGCGTAGGCACGAAGGCTTCCATTGCAAACTTGACGAAACTCAGCGTAGCCACATGCGGCACGATCCTGAACGAATTACTCCAAACGGGTGAGATTATCGATCTGGGTCCAGACGAATCAAGCGGGGGAAGGCCAGCGAGTCGGTATCAGTTTAATGCGGACTACGCAAGCGTACTATGCCTGATTATTCGAACGGAGGGCGGCATTCACTCAATCACACATACATATGCCAATCTGAACGGAGAGATGGCGGACGAACAGACGCTCATTTTGGATGAGATTAATGTAACTGTGGTAGAGGATCTGATTGCAAACCTGATTGAACAACACCACAATGTGCAGGCGATTGGTATCGGTATACCTGGTGTAGCACACAACGGTGTTATTGGCATTTGCGATGTACCGGAGCTGATGTATCAGCCACTTGGGCCAAGGCTTAAAGAGCAATATGAAGACGTGGAAGTGGTCATTGGCAACGACATGAACCTGACGGTCTACGGGCTGTATAACCAGCAGCAATTTGAGGAAGAGAAGAACTTTGCGGTGGTCACGTTTCCAGAGAACCATTTTCCGGGTGCAGGCTTTATCATAGATGGTCGTCCGCTGACCGGGAATACGCAATTTGGGGGCGAGGTGTCGTTTTTACCTTTTGGCGTGTCACGAGAAGAGCAGTTGCGAATGTTGAAAACGGCGGAAGGGTTGCAGGAACTGGTTGTACAGACGCTTGTATCCATCATCGCAATCATTAACCCGGCTACGATTGTGGTTACAGGCGATACGATGGACCCGGCTATGAGGGATGGACTGACGAAAGGTTGTCTGGATCGAATGATTCCATTGGAGCATATGCCGGAGTTAATCATCCAGAGAGATACTCGGCGCGAATATGTTACGGGGTTGGTCGCGGTTACGCTGGAGAGCCTGACCTACCGCATTCAGGTAATTGAGAAGCAGTGGTAA